A region of Solibacillus isronensis DNA encodes the following proteins:
- the hisJ gene encoding histidinol-phosphatase HisJ: MKRDGHIHTPFCPHGSTDSIEEYVEKAIASGFNEITFTEHAPLPENFVDPTPDKDSGMNPAYLMDYFKQLQRAKEQYQSQIKINIGLEVDYIVGFEQETKQFLNEVGPLMDDAILSVHFLNFQDEYVCIDFSQEVYLQFANKVGGILPMYKLYYETVKKSIIADLGLYKPKRIGHPTLIHKFQLAHNEQIDDAADINELMKMMQAGHYELDFNSAGLSKPYCKEPYPPYPFVKQAIDLQIPIVFGSDAHTAADLHQHYELLQKKITF, encoded by the coding sequence TTGAAACGAGACGGTCATATACATACACCTTTTTGTCCCCATGGTTCTACAGATTCGATAGAAGAATATGTCGAAAAAGCGATAGCAAGCGGATTTAATGAAATCACCTTTACGGAGCATGCGCCTTTACCTGAAAACTTTGTCGATCCAACACCTGACAAGGATAGCGGAATGAACCCTGCTTATTTGATGGATTACTTTAAACAACTGCAGCGCGCAAAAGAACAGTATCAATCGCAAATTAAAATCAATATTGGCTTAGAGGTCGACTATATTGTCGGCTTTGAACAGGAAACAAAACAATTCCTGAATGAAGTCGGCCCATTAATGGATGATGCGATATTATCCGTACACTTTTTGAATTTCCAAGACGAGTATGTATGTATTGACTTTTCACAAGAAGTATATTTACAATTTGCCAATAAGGTTGGCGGTATTCTTCCTATGTATAAGCTATACTACGAAACTGTGAAAAAGTCGATTATAGCAGATTTAGGCTTATACAAACCTAAACGTATAGGACATCCAACATTAATTCATAAATTTCAGCTTGCCCACAACGAACAGATCGATGATGCAGCTGACATCAATGAATTAATGAAGATGATGCAGGCCGGTCATTATGAGCTTGATTTTAATAGTGCTGGTCTAAGTAAACCGTATTGTAAGGAGCCATACCCGCCTTATCCATTTGTGAAACAGGCAATTGATTTACAAATTCCGATTGTTTTCGGCTCGGATGCCCATACGGCAGCGGATTTACATCAGCATTATGAATTACTACAGAAAAAAATAACTTTTTAA
- a CDS encoding YIP1 family protein — MSEQLTGTVDDRHAILSIAVKPRDTIRYVLTTKKLSYFIFVGIIGVFASNLVSFIGSEFTGQYTLGDIVYSTFLFSLILYFLSTVLSAGILTLSAKAFGGIGKFKEMFRMISVTMIPYIWILPVLLFWMQFAPQSFFAISYMETSLGDLILQFVCGTLIIISSIWTYVITVIGISEVHRISKWKAFFASFIVIAVLGASYFVF; from the coding sequence TTGAGTGAGCAATTAACAGGTACAGTCGATGATCGACATGCCATATTAAGCATTGCTGTTAAACCCCGAGATACTATTCGTTATGTGTTAACAACTAAAAAGTTATCTTATTTCATTTTCGTTGGTATTATCGGAGTGTTTGCTAGCAATTTAGTCAGCTTTATCGGTAGTGAATTTACAGGACAATATACACTAGGGGATATCGTTTATTCAACATTTCTATTTAGTTTAATACTGTATTTTCTTTCTACAGTTTTATCAGCGGGCATATTAACATTATCAGCAAAAGCGTTCGGTGGTATAGGGAAGTTTAAAGAAATGTTCCGCATGATTAGTGTGACAATGATTCCTTATATTTGGATATTGCCGGTTCTGCTGTTCTGGATGCAATTCGCGCCACAGTCATTTTTCGCGATTTCCTATATGGAGACGTCACTAGGTGATTTGATTCTGCAATTTGTTTGCGGAACACTAATTATTATTAGTAGTATTTGGACATATGTCATCACAGTTATTGGAATCTCAGAAGTTCACCGCATTTCTAAGTGGAAAGCATTTTTTGCTTCGTTTATAGTAATTGCCGTACTAGGAGCAAGTTACTTTGTATTTTAA
- a CDS encoding GAF domain-containing protein, which produces MFGNITYNGTLTEQYNQLSKQLDALLEGENNLIANLSNASALLNTFLKEINWVGFYLMNEGELVLGPFQGLPACVRIPVGRGVCGTTVAKEQTMVVDDVHAFPGHIACDAASKSEIVIPLIKNGVVLGVLDIDSPIEARFTSEDKDGLEKFVDVLLKHI; this is translated from the coding sequence ATGTTTGGAAATATTACTTATAACGGGACACTGACAGAACAGTACAATCAGCTATCAAAACAGCTGGATGCATTGCTGGAAGGGGAAAATAACTTAATCGCTAACTTAAGTAACGCTTCAGCCTTATTAAATACTTTTTTAAAAGAAATTAACTGGGTTGGATTTTATTTAATGAATGAAGGCGAATTGGTGCTTGGACCATTCCAAGGTTTACCGGCTTGTGTACGAATTCCTGTCGGGCGCGGTGTTTGCGGTACAACGGTTGCGAAGGAGCAAACAATGGTTGTAGACGATGTTCACGCTTTCCCTGGTCATATCGCTTGTGACGCTGCATCAAAATCAGAAATCGTTATTCCTTTAATCAAAAATGGTGTCGTTTTAGGCGTTTTAGATATCGATAGCCCGATTGAAGCTCGTTTTACTTCTGAAGATAAAGATGGTTTGGAAAAATTTGTGGATGTACTGTTAAAACATATTTAA
- a CDS encoding cysteine desulfurase family protein: MIYLDNSATTKPHKDVLATFMLVNEQYYANPASIHRAGVESNALLTKAREQLANILHTEEKNILFTSGGTESNNAALFGLAKSSNFRGKHIITTEIEHPSILEAVKRLEEEGYEIDYLKVNKSGAISLEELQQKLRKDTIIVSIMHVNNEIGAVQPIKEAAQIIHRTCQAMFHVDAIQSFGKLPVIFDGDNGPDVISISGHKIQGLKGSGLLAFRKKPQLKAFIVGGGQEFGLRSGTVAVPQAVSLAKAARLAVEGMPENVEKFKKWSADLHHFFEQFGQEVYVLSPKDGAPHILSFSVKGLKGEILINALQKRDIIVSTSSACSSKQTKTSHVVEALNIDSRYKNGVLRLSLGAINTDEDIASFKKQFTIVMKELKGDITQ, from the coding sequence ATGATATATTTAGATAATAGTGCGACAACAAAACCGCACAAAGATGTCTTGGCAACATTTATGTTAGTGAATGAACAATATTATGCCAACCCTGCATCGATTCACCGTGCAGGTGTCGAGTCAAATGCTTTATTAACAAAAGCTCGTGAGCAATTGGCGAATATTCTTCATACAGAAGAAAAGAACATTTTATTTACTTCCGGAGGTACGGAATCGAATAATGCAGCGCTTTTTGGTCTTGCTAAATCTAGCAATTTCAGAGGCAAGCATATTATTACGACAGAAATAGAACATCCTTCGATTTTGGAAGCGGTCAAGCGTTTGGAAGAAGAAGGTTATGAAATTGACTACCTGAAAGTAAATAAATCTGGGGCTATTTCTTTAGAGGAATTACAGCAAAAACTTCGCAAAGATACAATTATTGTGAGTATTATGCATGTTAATAACGAAATCGGAGCTGTGCAGCCAATTAAGGAAGCGGCTCAAATCATTCATCGTACATGTCAGGCGATGTTCCATGTTGATGCGATTCAAAGTTTCGGAAAGCTGCCGGTCATTTTTGATGGAGACAATGGTCCTGATGTCATTTCCATTTCAGGTCATAAAATTCAGGGCTTAAAAGGAAGCGGCTTATTAGCATTCCGTAAAAAACCACAACTGAAGGCATTTATCGTAGGTGGTGGTCAAGAGTTTGGATTAAGAAGTGGTACAGTTGCAGTGCCGCAAGCTGTTTCATTGGCAAAAGCGGCCCGTTTAGCTGTTGAGGGCATGCCGGAGAATGTTGAGAAATTTAAAAAGTGGTCTGCAGATCTCCATCATTTCTTTGAGCAATTTGGTCAGGAAGTATATGTCCTGTCGCCGAAAGACGGTGCCCCGCATATTTTATCGTTCAGTGTTAAAGGACTAAAAGGTGAAATACTAATAAACGCGTTACAAAAACGTGATATTATCGTTTCAACATCAAGTGCCTGCTCGTCAAAACAGACGAAAACAAGCCATGTTGTGGAAGCATTAAATATCGATAGCCGCTATAAAAACGGTGTACTCCGTTTAAGCTTAGGCGCAATCAATACAGACGAAGATATTGCTTCATTCAAAAAGCAATTCACAATCGTAATGAAAGAATTAAAAGGAGATATTACGCAATGA
- a CDS encoding sensor domain-containing diguanylate cyclase, which translates to MVENQHKIDQFKSDILSLCMNTKLQRSKFYDYFCLLNENLIKHFNMEHCFLFHVSENKLKPIDNLEILNVDVTLDLIQPYFNGNKVVKLPGFFREQPYFENHTDVMPLIINDKIEAIIIFKYNPGNAPVQAVLTEEIVGAISASYSFLTKKYEVYSNEQKYRKLYGMTDLFHSTMDIDVILENVLITIEENFPGLEVELILSNDQDRQTRVKIKPFDYLSERPATIESFVSGELKEDIAVEQNRRLLNVPIKGRQAIYGILQVKAPVNYSFTSPEKEFIRMLAQASGNALENAKLYHQSHRLITDLQLINETSHRLNMKLTISEMLLFLQKQMLKSFQPMEIGFLFKEDEKYIMTEACTELFNHIACNVYIQHVEKHFQSTQDPLFIADFSRLISGAIEYKSIMAIPMIVEEDIIGFSIVLHKEPYFFSFDSFKLMQSLIHHSSLAISNSVLREQLQEMVDRDHLTKLYARSYSDSYVEKAIQKDDSGMFLLIDIDNFKKVNDTYGHQVGDDVIVQIARRLQNEIGKRGICSRWGGEELAIYIPNISDREAIEISDAIVQMVPNVTNPSVTVSAGMITWHKSSRPDFKNMFLQADIALYHAKRNGKNRLCIYEKPMELQY; encoded by the coding sequence ATGGTGGAAAATCAACACAAGATTGATCAATTTAAATCGGATATCTTAAGCCTTTGTATGAATACAAAATTACAACGAAGTAAATTTTATGATTACTTTTGCCTATTAAATGAAAATCTAATTAAACATTTTAATATGGAACATTGTTTTTTATTTCATGTAAGCGAAAATAAATTGAAACCGATCGACAACTTAGAAATACTGAATGTTGATGTAACATTAGATTTAATACAACCCTATTTTAATGGTAATAAAGTTGTGAAGTTACCCGGGTTTTTTAGAGAACAGCCGTATTTTGAAAATCATACGGATGTTATGCCACTTATAATAAATGATAAAATAGAAGCTATTATTATATTTAAATATAATCCTGGAAACGCACCTGTACAAGCAGTGCTGACAGAGGAAATTGTAGGGGCGATATCCGCTTCCTATTCATTTTTAACTAAAAAATATGAAGTTTATTCGAACGAACAAAAGTACCGTAAATTATACGGGATGACAGACCTTTTCCATTCTACGATGGATATAGATGTAATTTTGGAAAATGTGCTTATAACAATAGAAGAAAATTTTCCGGGTCTTGAAGTTGAACTGATCTTATCTAATGACCAAGACCGTCAAACGAGAGTGAAAATAAAGCCTTTCGACTATTTGTCGGAACGTCCTGCCACAATCGAATCTTTCGTATCGGGAGAATTGAAAGAGGATATAGCCGTTGAGCAAAACCGTCGATTATTAAATGTGCCTATAAAAGGTAGACAAGCAATCTATGGAATTTTACAGGTGAAAGCACCCGTTAATTACTCATTTACAAGTCCAGAAAAAGAATTTATCCGGATGCTTGCCCAAGCTTCAGGAAATGCTTTGGAAAACGCGAAACTCTATCATCAATCACATCGTCTCATCACGGATTTACAGTTAATTAATGAAACTTCTCATCGTTTAAATATGAAATTGACGATCAGCGAAATGCTTTTATTTTTACAAAAGCAAATGCTGAAATCTTTTCAGCCTATGGAAATTGGCTTCCTGTTTAAAGAAGATGAAAAGTATATCATGACTGAAGCGTGTACAGAGCTGTTCAATCATATAGCATGTAACGTATATATTCAGCATGTGGAAAAACATTTTCAGTCGACACAAGACCCGTTATTTATTGCCGATTTCAGCCGTCTTATTTCAGGAGCCATTGAGTATAAGTCGATAATGGCCATTCCAATGATTGTAGAAGAAGATATTATCGGGTTTAGCATTGTATTGCATAAAGAGCCGTATTTTTTCTCCTTTGATAGCTTCAAATTAATGCAATCGCTTATTCACCATTCGTCATTAGCCATTTCCAATTCGGTATTACGTGAACAGCTTCAGGAGATGGTGGATCGAGATCATTTAACGAAGCTTTATGCAAGAAGTTATTCCGATTCATACGTGGAGAAGGCTATTCAAAAGGACGATTCAGGAATGTTCCTGTTAATTGATATTGATAACTTTAAAAAGGTTAATGACACATACGGCCATCAAGTCGGGGATGATGTCATTGTACAAATTGCTAGACGACTGCAAAATGAAATAGGGAAAAGAGGCATTTGCTCACGCTGGGGCGGTGAAGAACTCGCCATCTATATTCCGAATATTTCCGACAGAGAAGCAATTGAAATCTCAGATGCAATTGTACAAATGGTACCAAATGTAACAAATCCTTCAGTTACGGTTTCTGCGGGAATGATTACGTGGCATAAGAGCAGCCGCCCGGATTTTAAAAATATGTTCTTGCAAGCGGATATTGCACTTTACCATGCAAAGCGAAACGGAAAAAATCGTCTATGTATATATGAAAAACCTATGGAACTACAATATTAA
- a CDS encoding PstS family phosphate ABC transporter substrate-binding protein, giving the protein MENKSYLGKIVISIFVLLTVCFFTFILLFLVAFSGNIHYIPLVISAAVILYIGYVLVIFDVFYKNSKRVKIFWIIAGIVLVACSVQPVYKWFDNRVPTVDAEVDIYQYEPFTDKNKLVQLEKKPTLMLEEPLPKMDGATALYPLYAAITEHIYPKKEYNPYKSEVMVNQTHEAYTNLIFGNTDMIFAAGPSDAQINQAKQRGIKLHLTPIGKEAFVFFVNSKNNVNRLSLDQIKGIYAGEITNWSEVGGKDAAIRAFQRPQDSGSQTALQRLMGDTPLMEAPSEDIATGMGGIINEVSQYKNYKNAIGYTFRYYSNEMVKNKEIKLLEIDGVAPTRETIRNNTYPIASEFYIVTAGEPTGNVKKLIDWVLSEEGQALVEKAGYVSLKSAE; this is encoded by the coding sequence ATGGAAAATAAATCGTATTTAGGGAAAATTGTTATTTCGATTTTTGTCCTACTGACTGTTTGCTTTTTTACTTTCATATTGTTATTTTTAGTAGCGTTTAGCGGCAATATTCATTATATACCGTTAGTAATTTCCGCTGCGGTCATTTTATACATTGGTTATGTGCTTGTGATTTTTGATGTATTTTATAAAAATAGTAAACGTGTAAAAATCTTTTGGATAATCGCCGGAATTGTTTTAGTCGCCTGTTCGGTCCAACCTGTTTATAAATGGTTCGATAATCGGGTACCGACTGTTGATGCAGAAGTGGATATTTATCAATATGAGCCGTTTACAGATAAAAATAAATTAGTTCAGTTGGAGAAGAAGCCAACGTTAATGCTAGAGGAACCTTTACCGAAAATGGACGGGGCAACTGCATTATATCCATTGTATGCCGCCATTACAGAGCATATATATCCGAAAAAAGAATACAATCCTTATAAGAGTGAAGTTATGGTCAACCAGACACATGAAGCCTATACGAATCTGATTTTCGGAAATACAGACATGATTTTTGCAGCTGGCCCTTCCGATGCGCAAATTAATCAAGCCAAACAAAGGGGGATTAAACTTCATTTGACGCCGATCGGAAAAGAAGCGTTTGTCTTTTTCGTCAATAGTAAAAATAACGTCAATCGTTTATCGCTCGATCAAATTAAAGGAATTTATGCTGGGGAAATTACAAACTGGTCAGAAGTGGGCGGAAAAGATGCTGCAATCCGGGCGTTCCAAAGACCTCAGGACAGCGGATCGCAAACGGCACTGCAACGGCTAATGGGGGATACCCCATTAATGGAAGCACCATCGGAAGATATAGCGACAGGTATGGGCGGAATTATCAATGAAGTGTCCCAATATAAAAATTACAAAAATGCAATCGGCTATACTTTCCGCTACTATTCCAATGAGATGGTTAAAAATAAAGAAATCAAACTTTTGGAAATCGATGGAGTGGCACCGACAAGAGAAACAATTCGCAACAATACGTACCCGATCGCTTCCGAATTTTATATTGTGACAGCAGGCGAGCCAACAGGAAATGTTAAGAAACTGATTGATTGGGTGCTGTCGGAAGAAGGGCAGGCATTAGTGGAAAAGGCTGGTTATGTATCTCTTAAATCTGCCGAATAG
- the thiI gene encoding tRNA uracil 4-sulfurtransferase ThiI, which yields MIFKEILVRYGELSTKGRNKKDFISRLRDNVRYSFNDIAPLKIRAERDRMFIEVENKEKFDVLMDRLPHVFGIQSISPVASCEKDLDVMKALAFEILEDYRDKGDLTFKVEVHRTDKTFPLNTHELQREMGATILPNFPNFKVQVKNPDFALRIEVREDAIYMMAQVIQGAGGMPIGSNGRSLLMLSGGIDSPVAGYLMMKRGVRLDAIHFFSPPYTSDNALQKVKELANELTKFGANIRLHVIPFTELQVAVKDAVPDNMSMTSTRRMMMKVADKVREDIGALGIVTGESLGQVASQTLESLTAINDVTNTPILRPLISADKNDIIKIAKDIGTYETSIQPFEDCCTIFTPSSPKTKPKLEKVQRFESFTEFDDLIDRAVKNREVYQFPQKEVKEDKFADLL from the coding sequence ATGATTTTTAAAGAAATTTTAGTTCGCTATGGTGAATTATCAACAAAAGGTCGAAATAAAAAAGATTTTATCAGCCGCTTACGCGATAATGTACGTTATTCATTTAACGATATTGCACCACTGAAAATTCGTGCAGAGCGTGACCGTATGTTTATTGAAGTTGAAAATAAAGAAAAATTTGATGTGCTAATGGATCGTTTACCACATGTTTTCGGTATTCAATCAATCAGCCCTGTTGCATCTTGTGAAAAAGATCTGGATGTGATGAAAGCTTTAGCCTTTGAAATTTTAGAAGACTATCGTGATAAAGGCGATTTAACGTTTAAAGTTGAAGTACATCGTACAGATAAAACGTTCCCGTTGAACACGCATGAGTTACAGCGTGAAATGGGAGCTACAATTTTACCGAATTTCCCGAACTTTAAAGTACAGGTGAAAAATCCGGATTTCGCACTTCGAATTGAAGTTCGCGAAGATGCGATCTATATGATGGCTCAAGTTATCCAAGGTGCTGGAGGTATGCCGATTGGTTCAAACGGACGTTCGCTGCTAATGCTTTCAGGCGGTATTGATAGCCCTGTTGCCGGTTACTTAATGATGAAACGCGGCGTTCGACTGGATGCCATTCATTTCTTCAGTCCTCCGTATACAAGCGATAATGCACTACAAAAAGTTAAAGAACTTGCAAATGAATTAACAAAATTCGGTGCAAATATTCGCCTACATGTTATTCCGTTTACAGAACTGCAAGTAGCAGTAAAAGACGCGGTGCCAGATAATATGTCAATGACTTCAACACGCCGTATGATGATGAAAGTGGCCGATAAAGTGCGTGAAGATATCGGCGCATTAGGTATTGTAACAGGTGAAAGCTTAGGGCAAGTCGCTTCACAAACATTGGAAAGCTTAACGGCAATTAATGATGTGACAAATACACCAATTTTACGTCCGTTAATTTCTGCAGATAAAAACGATATCATTAAAATTGCAAAAGATATTGGCACATACGAAACATCAATTCAGCCATTTGAGGATTGCTGTACAATATTTACACCATCTAGTCCGAAAACAAAACCGAAATTAGAAAAAGTTCAGCGTTTTGAAAGCTTTACGGAATTCGATGATTTAATTGATCGTGCCGTTAAAAACCGCGAAGTATATCAGTTCCCTCAGAAGGAAGTAAAAGAAGATAAATTCGCTGATTTACTGTAA
- the rpsD gene encoding 30S ribosomal protein S4: protein MSRYTGPSWKLSRRLGISLSGTGKEIAKRPYAPGQHGPNSRGKKSEYGLQLTEKQKLRHMYGMTERQFKNTYLRAGKLQGVHGENFMILLETRLDNLVYRLGLARTRRAARQLVNHGHILVDGNRVDIPSYSVKPGQTISLREKSANLSVVAESIEVNSFVPEYLSFDADSKVGTFVRLPERSELSSEINEQFIVEFYSR from the coding sequence ATGTCTCGTTATACAGGTCCATCTTGGAAACTTTCTCGTCGTCTTGGTATTTCATTAAGCGGCACAGGTAAAGAAATCGCTAAACGCCCTTACGCACCAGGTCAACACGGCCCGAACTCTCGTGGTAAAAAATCAGAGTACGGTCTACAATTAACTGAAAAGCAAAAATTACGTCATATGTATGGTATGACTGAACGTCAATTCAAAAACACTTACCTACGTGCAGGTAAATTACAAGGTGTACACGGTGAAAACTTCATGATCTTACTTGAAACTCGCCTTGACAACTTAGTTTACCGTTTAGGTTTAGCTCGCACTCGTCGTGCAGCTCGTCAATTAGTTAACCACGGTCACATCTTAGTTGATGGTAACCGCGTTGACATCCCATCTTACTCAGTAAAACCAGGTCAAACGATCTCTTTACGTGAGAAATCAGCTAACCTTTCAGTTGTTGCTGAATCAATCGAAGTAAACAGCTTCGTACCAGAATATTTATCATTCGATGCAGACTCTAAAGTAGGTACTTTCGTACGTTTACCAGAGCGCTCTGAATTATCTTCTGAAATCAACGAACAATTCATCGTAGAGTTCTACTCTCGTTAA
- the ezrA gene encoding septation ring formation regulator EzrA, protein MIKYIIIVVVVLLALLMAGLVVRRKHNAEIGRLDKEKLQIQHYPIFEELAKVKALNMNGQTEELFENWRNRWLDVVDKQIPKIDELLFDAEEFVDRFKFNKATHTERDIEQELAKCEQVRVQIITELDELIGSEEKNRIEIEQLKEYYRSARKTILAHQHSFGPALEALEKKLEQFTPKFEEFDELTKDGNYLQAREIVLQLNSEAQEIFSLLNDVPTLLTEIQTKIPTAIHELRNGQREMEEQKYYLRHLELTEYLNGLESELEMLKAEIAELNLPAVSPRIQTINDEIDHFYNLLEKEVMARKYVERNCSGMYSVINDVMRLTKDINDEVAYVQHSYRLQDKEAEIPKVGLKHLEVLQRRYELLSTRVQEEKSAYSSLQEELKEITDEIEQIAEEQENFSNKLKNLRIDENKARAELEALKRLLQDTERLLGRANIPGIPEEMDARLEEAAEQIFVVVQSLQEVPLNIIQVNQHLLNAKQSIEETHEKAQEMIENVLIIERLIQFGNRYRATNRQVHENLLEAEDAFKKFRYIKALEDAAKAVEIIDPNAIKRIEELVQEQLLTK, encoded by the coding sequence ATGATAAAGTATATCATCATTGTTGTCGTCGTACTATTAGCATTATTAATGGCAGGCTTAGTAGTAAGACGCAAGCATAATGCAGAAATAGGACGATTAGATAAGGAAAAACTACAAATACAACATTACCCGATTTTTGAGGAGCTCGCAAAAGTAAAAGCCCTTAATATGAACGGTCAAACAGAAGAGCTGTTTGAAAACTGGCGAAATCGTTGGTTGGATGTTGTCGATAAGCAAATTCCGAAAATTGACGAATTGTTGTTTGATGCGGAAGAATTTGTCGACCGATTTAAATTTAACAAAGCAACACATACAGAACGAGATATCGAACAGGAACTTGCAAAATGTGAGCAGGTACGTGTGCAGATCATTACTGAGCTGGATGAATTAATTGGCAGTGAAGAGAAAAACCGTATTGAAATCGAACAGCTGAAAGAATATTACCGTTCTGCACGCAAGACGATTTTGGCACACCAGCATTCATTTGGTCCCGCTTTGGAAGCATTGGAAAAGAAGCTGGAGCAATTTACGCCGAAATTTGAAGAGTTCGATGAGTTAACGAAAGACGGCAACTATTTGCAGGCACGTGAAATTGTCCTACAGCTAAACAGTGAAGCACAGGAGATTTTTAGTTTGTTAAATGATGTGCCGACACTGCTGACGGAAATTCAAACTAAAATCCCAACTGCAATTCATGAACTTCGTAACGGACAGCGTGAAATGGAAGAGCAAAAGTATTATTTACGCCATTTAGAACTGACTGAATATTTGAATGGACTTGAGAGCGAACTGGAAATGTTAAAAGCAGAAATTGCTGAACTAAACTTGCCGGCTGTTTCACCACGAATTCAAACAATTAATGATGAAATCGACCATTTTTATAATTTGCTAGAAAAAGAAGTTATGGCAAGAAAATATGTTGAACGAAACTGTTCAGGCATGTACAGCGTGATCAACGATGTTATGCGTCTTACAAAGGACATTAATGATGAAGTCGCTTATGTGCAGCATAGCTACCGTTTACAGGACAAAGAAGCGGAAATTCCAAAAGTGGGCTTAAAGCATTTGGAAGTATTACAAAGACGCTATGAATTGTTATCAACACGTGTTCAAGAAGAAAAATCTGCATACTCAAGCTTACAGGAAGAGCTAAAAGAAATTACTGATGAGATAGAGCAAATTGCTGAAGAACAGGAAAATTTCTCGAACAAACTAAAGAATCTCCGTATTGATGAAAATAAAGCAAGAGCTGAATTGGAAGCTTTAAAGCGTTTATTGCAAGATACTGAGCGCCTGCTTGGACGTGCCAATATTCCTGGGATTCCGGAAGAAATGGATGCGAGATTAGAAGAGGCGGCAGAACAGATTTTTGTAGTTGTTCAAAGTTTACAGGAAGTACCGTTAAATATTATCCAGGTGAACCAACATTTACTAAATGCAAAGCAATCGATTGAAGAAACACATGAAAAAGCACAGGAAATGATTGAGAATGTATTAATTATTGAGCGTCTTATTCAGTTCGGTAACCGCTACCGTGCAACAAATCGACAAGTACATGAAAATCTACTTGAAGCTGAAGACGCATTCAAGAAATTCCGCTACATAAAAGCACTGGAAGATGCAGCAAAAGCGGTTGAAATTATCGATCCTAATGCAATCAAACGGATTGAGGAGCTCGTTCAGGAGCAGCTGCTTACAAAATAA
- a CDS encoding YjcZ family sporulation protein has translation MGYGYEGYQNQGNYGGYGGYGCGGGGNSGGNSSTFVLIVVLFILLIIVGATFAY, from the coding sequence ATGGGTTACGGATATGAAGGATATCAAAATCAAGGAAACTACGGTGGTTACGGCGGTTACGGCTGTGGTGGCGGTGGTAACAGCGGCGGTAATAGCTCAACTTTCGTTCTGATCGTTGTTCTATTCATTCTTTTAATTATTGTCGGCGCTACTTTTGCTTACTAA